ATCCCAAGTAAATATCTCAGCAGGCATCAGACTGCTGTAATCAGTAATACCCAATACGGCCAAATCCTGTTGCGTTGATTGTGCAATAACAATGGTCTCAGGATTGGCAAAAAAGGTTGTAGCCACAAATCCACCTATCAAGATTCCAATTACAAATACAATGTTCCACATTTCTTTTTTCCAGTTGTAGGTAAAGAAAGGTATATTGGCCGGTACACACATGGCACAGACATGCCGAAGTGAAGAAGAAATCCCGAAAGACTTGTTTCCAATTATCAATAATATTGGTACTG
This window of the Aquiflexum balticum DSM 16537 genome carries:
- a CDS encoding YeeE/YedE family protein, encoding MEQFIEWIKQPWPWWVAGPLIGLTVPILLIIGNKSFGISSSLRHVCAMCVPANIPFFTYNWKKEMWNIVFVIGILIGGFVATTFFANPETIVIAQSTQQDLAVLGITDYSSLMPAEIFTWDNLFTSKGLLFFVIGGFLVGFGTRYAGGCTSGHAIMGISSLQWPSLVATIFFMIGGFLMTHAFLGPLMTLVGF